One region of Mucilaginibacter sp. 14171R-50 genomic DNA includes:
- the murB gene encoding UDP-N-acetylmuramate dehydrogenase: MLQIQENVSLKKFNTFGIDANARYFAEISHEDELIELFADPQWAHMNRLVVGGGSNMLLVKDFEGLVIRMNIRGIEHRISHDDVFVEVGAGEVWNDLVNFCVDRNYAGMENLSLIPGSVGASPIQNIGAYGVELKDVFASCRAFEIATGTFRTFTKEDCKFGYRESVFKSELAGQYIIVSVKFHLSLKPNINLKYGAIEQELANRGISNPTIEDVSKVVSHIRVSKLPDPSTIGNAGSFFKNPVIGDVQFRLLQGQFPDVVNYPAGEGLHKLAAGWLIEQCGWKGKTVGNTGTWKNQALVLVNHGGATGEEVYSLSSQIIDSVYTKFGVTLQREVNIIS; this comes from the coding sequence ATGCTGCAAATACAGGAAAACGTATCGCTAAAAAAATTCAACACGTTTGGTATTGATGCCAATGCCCGCTACTTTGCCGAAATAAGCCATGAGGACGAGTTGATCGAGCTTTTTGCCGACCCGCAATGGGCGCACATGAACCGGCTGGTTGTTGGCGGCGGCAGCAATATGCTGCTGGTAAAGGATTTTGAAGGGCTGGTTATCCGCATGAATATTCGCGGGATAGAGCACCGCATCAGTCACGATGATGTTTTTGTGGAGGTTGGCGCCGGTGAGGTTTGGAACGACCTGGTGAACTTTTGTGTTGACCGCAACTATGCCGGTATGGAAAATCTGAGTTTGATACCGGGTTCGGTAGGGGCGTCGCCCATACAAAATATTGGCGCTTACGGGGTAGAACTGAAGGATGTTTTTGCAAGCTGCCGCGCGTTTGAAATAGCTACAGGCACTTTCCGCACGTTTACTAAAGAGGATTGTAAATTCGGCTACCGCGAAAGTGTGTTCAAATCAGAACTGGCAGGGCAGTATATTATTGTATCGGTAAAGTTCCACCTGTCGCTTAAACCTAACATCAATTTAAAATATGGTGCTATAGAGCAGGAACTGGCCAACCGTGGCATCAGTAACCCTACTATCGAGGATGTATCGAAAGTAGTGTCGCATATCCGGGTATCTAAATTACCCGACCCTTCAACTATTGGCAATGCAGGTAGTTTTTTTAAAAACCCGGTTATCGGCGATGTGCAGTTCCGCCTGCTGCAGGGGCAATTTCCTGACGTAGTTAATTATCCCGCAGGCGAGGGGTTGCACAAACTGGCCGCCGGATGGCTGATAGAACAATGCGGCTGGAAGGGAAAAACCGTTGGAAACACCGGCACCTGGAAGAACCAGGCCCTGGTTTTAGTTAACCACGGCGGGGCAACGGGCGAAGAAGTGTACAGTCTTTCGTCGCAAATCATAGACAGTGTGTACACTAAATTTGGCGTTACCCTACAACGCGAGGTGAATATTATAAGTTAA
- the lpdA gene encoding dihydrolipoyl dehydrogenase: protein MQYDVIVIGSGPGGYVAAIRCAQLGMKTAIIEKYNTLGGTCLNVGCIPSKALLDSSEHYHNAAHAFAAHGIKLDNLGVDFGQMIKRKQEVVDANTSGITYLMKKNKIDVHVGVGSFKDKNTIIVTAADGKTTELTTEKVIIATGSKPSSLPFLKIDKKRIITSTEALTLTEIPKHLILIGGGVIGLELGSVYARLGAKVSVIEYMDSIIPTMDKALGRELQKVLKKLGMEFYLGHKVTGATAKGKEVTVTFDNPKGEKQELKGDYCMVAVGRVAYTDGLGLDKIGITVEERGRKITVDEHLETSVKGVYAIGDVIKGAMLAHKAEDEGTFVAELIAGQKPHINYNLIPGVVYTWPEVAAVGYTEEQLKEAGTKYKVGSFPFKASGRARASGDLDGFVKVLADAATDEILGVHMIGPRAADMIAEAVIAMEFRASAEDVTRASHAHPTYTEAMREACLAATENRAIHI, encoded by the coding sequence ATGCAATATGATGTTATCGTTATAGGTTCTGGTCCGGGTGGTTATGTGGCGGCTATCCGCTGCGCCCAATTGGGTATGAAAACCGCCATTATAGAAAAATACAACACCCTTGGCGGTACCTGCCTTAACGTGGGTTGTATCCCCTCGAAGGCGCTGTTAGATTCATCCGAACATTACCATAACGCTGCCCATGCCTTCGCTGCGCATGGTATAAAACTGGATAACCTGGGTGTTGATTTTGGCCAGATGATTAAACGCAAACAGGAAGTTGTTGATGCCAATACCAGCGGTATCACCTACCTGATGAAGAAGAACAAGATTGACGTACACGTAGGTGTAGGGTCGTTTAAAGATAAAAATACCATTATTGTTACAGCTGCTGACGGTAAAACCACTGAGCTAACCACCGAAAAGGTGATCATTGCCACTGGTTCAAAACCGTCAAGCCTGCCTTTCCTGAAGATCGATAAAAAACGTATTATCACTTCAACCGAGGCTTTAACCCTTACCGAGATACCAAAGCACCTGATACTGATAGGCGGTGGTGTTATTGGTTTGGAACTGGGGTCGGTTTACGCGCGTTTGGGCGCCAAGGTATCGGTAATTGAATATATGGACAGCATTATCCCCACGATGGATAAAGCGCTTGGCCGGGAGCTGCAAAAAGTGTTGAAAAAACTGGGCATGGAGTTTTACCTGGGTCATAAAGTTACAGGCGCTACTGCCAAAGGCAAAGAAGTTACCGTTACATTTGATAACCCCAAAGGCGAAAAACAAGAGCTTAAAGGCGACTACTGTATGGTTGCTGTAGGCCGTGTTGCTTATACTGATGGGCTTGGCCTTGACAAAATAGGCATCACCGTTGAAGAGCGTGGCCGTAAAATTACGGTTGACGAGCACCTTGAAACCAGCGTTAAAGGTGTTTACGCCATTGGCGACGTAATTAAAGGCGCTATGCTTGCCCACAAGGCCGAAGATGAAGGCACCTTTGTTGCCGAGCTGATTGCCGGACAGAAGCCACACATTAACTATAACCTGATACCTGGTGTTGTTTATACCTGGCCTGAAGTTGCCGCCGTTGGTTATACCGAGGAGCAACTGAAAGAAGCAGGTACAAAATATAAAGTAGGGTCGTTCCCGTTCAAGGCGAGTGGCCGTGCCCGTGCCAGCGGCGACCTGGATGGGTTTGTAAAAGTTTTGGCTGATGCCGCTACCGACGAAATTTTAGGTGTGCACATGATTGGTCCGCGCGCTGCCGATATGATCGCCGAGGCGGTTATCGCTATGGAGTTCCGCGCCAGTGCCGAGGATGTAACCCGTGCCAGCCACGCCCACCCAACCTACACCGAAGCCATGCGTGAAGCCTGCTTAGCGGCTACGGAGAATAGGGCTATACATATTTAA
- a CDS encoding cytochrome b5 domain-containing protein has protein sequence MTPDLPEYTKFQLALRNGQDKPQIWVAYRGIIYDVTESRLWRNGKHYEHWAGQDLTDELPDAPHTETVFEKFTAVGKLS, from the coding sequence ATGACGCCGGACCTGCCTGAATATACCAAATTTCAACTGGCGCTGCGTAACGGGCAGGATAAGCCCCAGATATGGGTAGCTTACAGAGGTATTATCTACGATGTGACCGAGAGCCGCCTTTGGCGAAATGGTAAGCATTACGAGCATTGGGCCGGCCAGGACCTGACCGATGAACTGCCGGATGCGCCGCATACCGAAACCGTTTTTGAAAAGTTTACAGCTGTGGGGAAGCTGTCGTAA
- a CDS encoding RNA polymerase sigma factor translates to MTKIEFNTLVLRQATSLRSYALHFTHDADDANDLVQDTMLKAITYYNKFKEGTNLKGWLYTIMKNTFINNYRRFVKMSTFVTKSDEISSPNLVFSSTKNQGEAKFVMDDIKRALDRLPSDYYVPFTMYFEGHKYHEIADHLTIPIGTVKTRIHVARKLLKKNLKAYDNGIAKPVYAEN, encoded by the coding sequence ATGACAAAGATTGAGTTTAACACCCTTGTATTACGTCAGGCGACTTCGCTAAGGTCATACGCCTTACACTTTACCCACGACGCAGATGATGCTAACGACCTTGTTCAGGATACAATGTTGAAAGCTATAACTTACTACAACAAGTTTAAAGAAGGCACCAATTTAAAAGGATGGTTATATACCATCATGAAAAACACCTTCATCAATAACTATCGCCGTTTTGTTAAAATGAGCACTTTTGTTACCAAAAGCGATGAGATATCATCTCCGAACCTGGTATTCAGCTCTACCAAAAACCAGGGCGAAGCTAAGTTTGTTATGGACGATATAAAACGCGCTTTAGACAGGTTGCCATCAGATTACTACGTGCCATTCACCATGTACTTTGAGGGCCACAAATACCATGAGATAGCCGACCATTTAACCATACCTATTGGTACTGTTAAAACCCGCATCCACGTAGCCCGCAAATTGCTTAAAAAGAATTTGAAAGCTTACGACAATGGTATTGCAAAACCGGTATATGCCGAAAACTAA
- a CDS encoding sterol desaturase family protein — translation MQVLSNIGIIILTIATMELLSWAMHKYLFHGPLWFIHKTHHQQRHGWFELNDLFSIGFAALALWLMWVGHIDLNYRFWIGAGISTYGCIYFIFHDWFIHNRFKAFKSNNRYLSAIRRAHKIHHKSTEKLPSEEFGLLVVGKKWFR, via the coding sequence ATGCAAGTCCTTAGCAACATCGGTATCATTATCCTTACCATCGCTACCATGGAGTTGCTCTCCTGGGCGATGCATAAGTATCTGTTTCACGGGCCGCTTTGGTTTATCCATAAAACACACCATCAGCAGCGCCACGGCTGGTTCGAGCTCAATGATTTGTTCAGTATTGGCTTCGCGGCGCTTGCCTTATGGCTGATGTGGGTAGGGCATATCGATTTAAATTACCGCTTTTGGATAGGTGCCGGCATCAGTACCTACGGCTGCATTTACTTCATCTTCCACGATTGGTTTATTCATAACCGATTTAAGGCCTTCAAAAGCAATAACCGTTACTTATCCGCCATCCGCCGGGCGCATAAAATACACCATAAATCAACTGAGAAGCTTCCTTCGGAAGAATTTGGGTTGTTGGTAGTAGGGAAGAAGTGGTTTAGATAA
- a CDS encoding lycopene cyclase domain-containing protein yields the protein MKYTYLIINALTVFFPVVLSFDKRVAFAKNWKFIWPGMGITGLLFLFWDVLFTIHGVWSFNDEYIVGIKLLGLPLEEILFFLTVPFACIFIYACLNYYVKWQPSPVLARVISNLLIGMAVALLVANYTRLYTAITFGLLAVLLALLLYLFKVDWLNRFYVAFAVSLIPFYIVNGLLTAIPVVLYNNAQNMGVRVGTIPFEDHFYSMALLLMNVGSFEYFKNRKTLA from the coding sequence ATGAAATACACCTATCTTATCATCAATGCGCTTACTGTATTTTTTCCGGTGGTGCTGTCGTTTGATAAGCGGGTGGCTTTCGCCAAAAACTGGAAATTTATATGGCCCGGGATGGGAATAACTGGTTTGCTGTTTTTGTTTTGGGATGTGCTATTCACCATTCACGGCGTTTGGTCGTTTAACGATGAATATATTGTCGGCATAAAATTGCTGGGCCTGCCGCTGGAAGAAATCCTATTTTTTTTAACGGTGCCCTTTGCCTGTATTTTTATTTACGCCTGTTTAAATTACTATGTTAAATGGCAGCCAAGCCCGGTTTTGGCAAGGGTAATATCTAATTTACTTATCGGTATGGCTGTAGCTTTATTGGTTGCTAACTATACCCGGTTATACACAGCAATAACCTTTGGCCTGCTTGCAGTATTGCTTGCACTGTTATTATATCTTTTTAAAGTTGATTGGCTAAACAGGTTTTACGTAGCATTCGCCGTATCGCTTATCCCCTTCTATATTGTTAACGGCTTACTAACGGCCATACCGGTTGTGCTTTATAACAATGCACAAAATATGGGCGTAAGGGTAGGCACCATCCCGTTTGAGGACCATTTTTACAGTATGGCCTTATTGCTGATGAATGTAGGTTCTTTTGAATATTTTAAGAACCGTAAAACCCTTGCCTAA
- a CDS encoding GxxExxY protein → MKHADLTQKIIGCAMKVHGVLGNGFQEVIYQRALAIELSKADLAYARELDMVIYYDGIDLEARRVDFFIEDAIMVELKAIIQLEEVHLAQAMNYLEAYNIEIGLLINFGSKSLQFKRVHSNKMA, encoded by the coding sequence ATGAAACATGCGGACTTGACGCAGAAAATTATTGGTTGTGCAATGAAAGTACATGGTGTTTTGGGTAATGGCTTTCAAGAAGTAATTTATCAGCGTGCGCTGGCAATCGAGCTATCAAAAGCCGACTTGGCATACGCGAGGGAACTCGACATGGTTATCTATTACGATGGTATTGATCTTGAGGCGCGCAGGGTTGATTTTTTTATTGAAGACGCCATTATGGTTGAACTAAAAGCAATTATCCAATTAGAAGAAGTCCATTTAGCACAGGCGATGAATTATCTTGAAGCTTATAATATAGAAATAGGCTTGCTAATAAATTTTGGATCAAAAAGTTTGCAATTCAAACGCGTCCACAGTAACAAAATGGCCTAA